The DNA window TCGTGAACATCGCCGCTTGGGAACGATAACAAAACAACGCTTTCATATTTCGCGAGCGGCCGGAGCTTCAACGTGATCTCGCTCAGCACGCCAAGCGTCCCCATCGCCCCGATAAACAGTTTATTCATGTCATAACCGGCGACGTTTTTCACTACTTTGCCGCCGGAGCGGATGACCGTGCCGTCCGGATACAAGATGCGCAGCCCGATGACCGAATCGCGCGCTGATCCGTAGCCAAGCCGCTTCGGTCCGCTGTCGTTCGCGGCAATCACTCCGCCGATCGTCGCTTCATCCGGCCAGAACGGATCTAACGCTACTTTTTGCCGGTGCGGGGCAAGCGCGCGCTGCAAATCACCGAACACCGTTCCCGCTTTCACGGTGACGGTCATGTCGGCGGCCGCTTGTTCGACAATGCCGGCATAGTTTTCCAAAGACAGCAAAATATCTGCCTGTTCCCGCTGCCCGCCAAACCCTCGTTTCGTGCCGCGGCCCGTGACGACGACTTTTTTGCCATGATGGTTGGCATAACGGAGCACCGCGGCGATGTCTTCTTCCGTCCGCGGGTAAATGGTCACCACGCCGCTATTGCCAAGCGGGTGAGGGGATTCATTTGTTTTGATTTGTTCCGGATGCAAGAAAGCGCTTAACTCATCCAGCCATGTCAATGAGAGCATTGTCGCCCCTCCTTCGTTTCGCGATAGGAAACAATGTTTCTTTTTTAATTTTTAAAAAAAGCGAAACGCGCTCGACGTTTCAGCCAAATCCACCTCCTGCAGGAGGTGCCGCTACCTCTATTAAATCATTGATGACCCATTTTTTCAATGAATTTTTTGAATTTCCATATCATTTTGTTCATTCCGTCTCTTTTACCGTCACCCCGACTCGCCGCTCGAACAGTTGGATGACCGCCGACATATCCAAATCAGCGAGACCGGCGGCCATCGCCGCAGCAAACGTTTCCTCAGCCCCAGTGCCAAGGCAGCGGTTGATGCCGATTTCGTTCATGAGTGCATTCGCCAAGCGCACGTCTTTATGTACATACTTCACCGCCCCGCCGGGCGCAAATTGACGCGGCAGCACGAACTGCTCCATATGGCGGCGCAGCATCCGGCTGTCCCCATAGCTTTCTTTCAACAGCCGATACAGCTTCCCGGCGTCGAGCCCGTAAGCGACGCCGGCAACCATCGCTTCCGCCGCGGCGACGGAATGGACGGCGACCAAATATTGATTGAGCACTTTCGCCACGCTGCCGGCGCCGCTTTCCCCTAAATATTCGACCGTCTTTCCCAACACACCGAGCAGCGGGCGCACCCGCTCCCACGCTGCTTGGTCGCCGCCGACCATCATCGTGAGCGTCCCTTGTTCCGCCCCTTCCGGCCCGCCGCTTACTGGCGCATCCAAATAAGCGACGCCGCGCTCGCCGGCCCGCTCGGCCACAAGACGGCTCGTCTTTGGACCGACGGTCGTAA is part of the Geobacillus sp. 46C-IIa genome and encodes:
- a CDS encoding FAD-binding oxidoreductase; protein product: MLSLTWLDELSAFLHPEQIKTNESPHPLGNSGVVTIYPRTEEDIAAVLRYANHHGKKVVVTGRGTKRGFGGQREQADILLSLENYAGIVEQAAADMTVTVKAGTVFGDLQRALAPHRQKVALDPFWPDEATIGGVIAANDSGPKRLGYGSARDSVIGLRILYPDGTVIRSGGKVVKNVAGYDMNKLFIGAMGTLGVLSEITLKLRPLAKYESVVLLSFPSGDVHEIRSFAVSFLDTMMEPVCFELLNPALAERLTGRPVYTLAIGFEDVEKAVHYQEQWVERLCPRTAAMAILAGEKVEAFWRMFYTIAPNGRLTTVRDSVEAAVKIGVVNLDVLSILRESALIADRCHVQVEAHGGLGHGLCQAYVRGSEEGVAAAIEELRQTAVRLGGYAVVKHLPFSLRQRIDVWGGKPSYFFLLEGIKRKVDPNKTVNDQRFIGGI
- a CDS encoding NAD(P)-dependent oxidoreductase, encoding MTSVGFIGLGVMGSRMAKRLLDAGFDVTVYNRTEEKAAPLVERGARQAGTITALASEVDVICTCLSMPDDVINVYTGEGGILHAARPGAVCLDFTTVGPKTSRLVAERAGERGVAYLDAPVSGGPEGAEQGTLTMMVGGDQAAWERVRPLLGVLGKTVEYLGESGAGSVAKVLNQYLVAVHSVAAAEAMVAGVAYGLDAGKLYRLLKESYGDSRMLRRHMEQFVLPRQFAPGGAVKYVHKDVRLANALMNEIGINRCLGTGAEETFAAAMAAGLADLDMSAVIQLFERRVGVTVKETE